From Actinosynnema mirum DSM 43827, a single genomic window includes:
- a CDS encoding translation initiation factor IF-2 N-terminal domain-containing protein — translation MSNTDKPAGPAGGGSATPGHPALADLPAKLRVHALAKLLGTTSKDVLAALADLGETVRSAQSSVTRDLAIKVGESLLNWDDIVTGDVDELTVTEVEAAVPAREVAALTPLFAPPSAMFLPPTPVATTAVPVTRAEPEDEDDEADDQHADASDDADGDGDGRRRRRRGRRGRGRGKGVGEDSQDESAEEVEEAPAAEAEPEADEPAADAADDEEDGGGSRRRRRRRRRKSGADDEAAPNEDDPPNTVVHVRETRDARDDRADSEAAQNEVRSVRGSTRLEAKRQRRRDGREAGRRRAPVLSEAEFLARREAVERTMVVRERGDRTQIGVLEDGVLVEHFVTSAGSGSLVGNVYLGRVQNVLPSMEAAFIDIGRGRNAVLYAGEVDWDAAGLEGKARKIEQALSSGDSVLVQVTKDPIGHKGARLTTQISLPGRFLVYVPGGGATGISRKLPDNERKRLKDILKRVVPDDAGVIIRTASEGVAEEELARDVTRLQAQWQIIKDKAATPKAQAPQLLYEEPDLLVKVVRDLFTEDFSGLVVQGSEAWDTIDGYVRHVAPDLQERLHRHVGNSDAFGEYRIDEQLMKALDRKVWLPSGGYLVIDRTEAMTVIDVNTGKFTGSGGNLEETVTRNNLEAAEEIVRQLRLRDVGGIIVIDFIDMVLESNRDLVLRRLTECLGRDRTRHQVAEVTSLGLVQMTRKRVGTGLLEAFSSTCEHCRGRGLVVTTDPTAHSHGGGGSNGGGSNGGSTGGNQQSSGSGRKSRRNKGGDSGEQQAEAQAAPVEQVPATEPEAPVEHADAQVDHDLEPEVQERRPGGRRAARQAAREAAKEAAKQEAAERAAAKREAEEQAPAAEVAAAPSTPAVAEPEAPVVAARAVAPEVFAEAPAEPAAEDAEAPAKRGGRQRRRAVRREAGAAVTKEAAPAPVVVVAPQPEPVAAEPSANGHAPEVKAESLVTTTTRRRVSRRAATRPAGPPKES, via the coding sequence ATGTCGAACACGGACAAGCCCGCCGGCCCCGCCGGCGGGGGTAGCGCCACACCCGGACACCCGGCGCTCGCCGACCTGCCAGCCAAGCTGCGGGTGCACGCACTGGCGAAGCTGCTCGGCACGACCAGCAAGGACGTGCTGGCGGCGCTCGCCGATCTCGGCGAGACGGTGCGCAGCGCCCAGTCGAGCGTCACCAGGGATCTCGCGATCAAGGTCGGCGAGAGCCTGCTGAACTGGGACGACATCGTCACCGGCGACGTCGACGAGCTGACCGTCACCGAGGTGGAGGCGGCTGTGCCCGCCCGCGAGGTGGCGGCGCTCACACCGCTGTTCGCCCCGCCGTCGGCGATGTTCCTGCCGCCGACGCCGGTCGCGACCACCGCGGTGCCCGTCACCAGGGCGGAGCCCGAGGACGAGGACGACGAGGCCGACGACCAGCACGCCGACGCGTCCGACGACGCCGACGGCGATGGTGACGGCCGTCGCCGCCGCCGTCGTGGCCGTCGCGGTCGCGGTCGCGGCAAGGGTGTGGGCGAGGACAGCCAGGACGAGTCGGCCGAGGAGGTCGAGGAGGCCCCGGCCGCCGAGGCCGAGCCGGAGGCCGACGAGCCCGCCGCCGACGCGGCCGACGACGAGGAGGACGGCGGCGGCAGCCGTCGCCGCCGCCGCCGTCGCCGCCGCAAGTCCGGCGCCGACGACGAGGCCGCGCCGAACGAGGACGACCCGCCGAACACGGTCGTGCACGTCCGCGAGACCCGCGACGCGCGTGACGACCGGGCGGACTCCGAGGCCGCGCAGAACGAGGTGCGCAGCGTCCGGGGCTCCACCCGCCTGGAGGCCAAGCGCCAGCGCCGCAGGGACGGCCGCGAGGCCGGTCGCCGCCGCGCGCCCGTGCTCTCCGAGGCCGAGTTCCTGGCCCGCCGCGAGGCCGTCGAGCGCACCATGGTCGTGCGCGAGCGCGGCGACCGCACCCAGATCGGCGTGCTGGAGGACGGCGTCCTCGTCGAGCACTTCGTGACGTCCGCGGGCTCCGGCTCGCTGGTCGGCAACGTCTACCTCGGCCGGGTGCAGAACGTGCTGCCCAGCATGGAGGCGGCGTTCATCGACATCGGTCGCGGTCGCAACGCGGTGCTCTACGCGGGCGAGGTCGACTGGGACGCGGCTGGCCTGGAGGGCAAGGCCCGCAAGATCGAGCAGGCCCTGTCCAGCGGCGACAGCGTCCTGGTGCAGGTCACCAAGGACCCGATCGGCCACAAGGGCGCCCGCCTGACCACCCAGATCAGCCTGCCCGGCCGCTTCCTGGTGTACGTGCCCGGCGGCGGCGCGACCGGCATCAGCCGCAAGCTGCCGGACAACGAGCGCAAGCGCCTCAAGGACATCCTCAAGCGCGTCGTCCCCGACGACGCGGGCGTGATCATCCGCACCGCGTCGGAGGGCGTCGCCGAGGAGGAGCTGGCGCGCGACGTCACCCGCCTGCAGGCGCAGTGGCAGATCATCAAGGACAAGGCCGCCACGCCCAAGGCGCAGGCCCCGCAGCTGCTCTACGAAGAGCCGGACCTGCTGGTCAAGGTCGTGCGCGACCTGTTCACCGAGGACTTCTCGGGGCTGGTCGTCCAGGGCTCCGAGGCCTGGGACACGATCGACGGCTACGTGCGGCACGTCGCGCCCGACCTGCAGGAGCGGCTGCACCGGCACGTCGGCAACTCCGACGCGTTCGGCGAGTACCGGATCGACGAGCAGCTGATGAAGGCGCTGGACCGCAAGGTCTGGCTGCCCTCCGGCGGCTACCTCGTGATCGACCGCACCGAGGCCATGACGGTCATCGACGTCAACACCGGGAAGTTCACCGGATCCGGTGGCAACCTGGAGGAGACGGTCACCAGGAACAACCTGGAGGCGGCCGAGGAGATCGTGCGGCAGCTCAGGCTGCGCGACGTCGGCGGCATCATCGTCATCGACTTCATCGACATGGTGCTGGAGTCCAACCGGGACCTGGTGCTGCGCAGGCTCACCGAGTGCCTCGGCCGGGACCGGACCAGGCACCAGGTCGCCGAGGTGACCTCGCTGGGGCTCGTGCAGATGACCCGCAAGCGGGTCGGCACCGGGCTGCTGGAGGCGTTCAGCAGCACGTGCGAGCACTGCCGGGGTCGCGGGCTGGTCGTCACGACCGACCCGACCGCGCACTCGCACGGCGGTGGCGGCTCGAACGGCGGCGGCTCCAACGGCGGTTCCACCGGGGGCAACCAGCAGTCGTCCGGCAGCGGTCGGAAGTCGCGGCGCAACAAGGGCGGCGACTCGGGCGAGCAGCAGGCCGAGGCGCAGGCCGCCCCGGTCGAGCAGGTCCCCGCGACCGAGCCCGAGGCGCCCGTCGAGCACGCGGACGCCCAGGTCGACCACGACCTGGAGCCCGAGGTGCAGGAGCGCCGTCCGGGGGGCCGCAGGGCCGCCAGGCAGGCCGCCCGCGAGGCCGCGAAGGAAGCGGCCAAGCAGGAGGCCGCCGAGCGCGCCGCCGCGAAGCGCGAGGCCGAGGAGCAGGCCCCGGCCGCCGAGGTCGCCGCTGCGCCGTCGACCCCGGCGGTCGCGGAGCCCGAGGCCCCGGTCGTCGCGGCGCGGGCCGTGGCGCCCGAGGTGTTCGCCGAGGCCCCGGCCGAGCCCGCCGCGGAGGACGCCGAGGCGCCCGCCAAGCGGGGTGGCCGCCAGCGGCGCCGCGCGGTGCGGCGCGAGGCGGGCGCGGCGGTGACCAAGGAAGCCGCCCCGGCCCCCGTGGTCGTGGTGGCCCCGCAGCCCGAGCCGGTCGCGGCGGAGCCCTCCGCCAACGGCCACGCGCCCGAGGTGAAGGCGGAGTCCCTGGTGACCACCACGACCCGCCGCAGGGTCTCCCGGCGCGCGGCGACCCGCCCGGCGGGCCCGCCGAAGGAGAGCTGA
- a CDS encoding MFS transporter has translation MGESGGTGGGVRHRLPVRKLVAASAGNAIEWFDWTIYATFSIYFATQVFPASDERLALINTFATYALAFFFRPLGGYLLGRFADLRGRRTAMLLTIVLMAGGSLAIAVLPTYEQVGWLSPALLLLARVAQGLSLGGEVSNASAYLAEIAPPDRRGRYSSFFYISTGCSLLLASLLGFGLARALTTAQLASFGWRVPFLVGAVLGLAALWLRRSLEETEHFARNRAKAVELRRPLLTTLRDHPAAVGRLIGFSMASTLCYYTFFSALTPFAVKTRGADAGDVFLALSVGTLLFVALQYPMGALSDRIGRRPQMLVWTAVTAVGVVPMSTLIGPGLGGLLVVFCAGLGLYTAMTSIAPAVMSELFPTELRGLGIGAWYNLTVALFGGTAPLVINVLSGAQFFWYVAAGAAIAFLVVLTLPETRGAVLR, from the coding sequence ATGGGTGAGTCTGGCGGCACGGGTGGTGGTGTGCGGCACCGGTTACCGGTGCGCAAGCTGGTCGCGGCCAGTGCCGGTAACGCGATCGAGTGGTTCGACTGGACCATCTACGCCACGTTCAGCATCTACTTCGCCACCCAGGTGTTCCCGGCGTCGGACGAGCGGCTCGCGCTGATCAACACGTTCGCCACCTACGCGCTCGCGTTCTTCTTCCGCCCCCTCGGCGGCTACCTGCTCGGGCGGTTCGCGGACCTGCGCGGGCGGCGGACCGCGATGCTGCTGACCATCGTGCTCATGGCGGGCGGCTCGCTCGCCATCGCGGTGCTGCCCACGTACGAGCAGGTCGGGTGGCTCTCCCCCGCGCTGCTGCTGCTCGCCCGCGTCGCCCAGGGGCTGTCGCTGGGCGGCGAGGTGTCCAACGCGTCCGCCTACCTCGCCGAGATCGCGCCCCCCGACCGGCGCGGGCGGTACTCGTCGTTCTTCTACATCTCCACCGGGTGCTCGCTGCTCCTCGCGTCGCTGCTCGGGTTCGGACTGGCCAGGGCGCTCACCACCGCGCAGCTCGCCTCGTTCGGGTGGCGGGTGCCGTTCCTGGTGGGCGCGGTGCTCGGGCTGGCGGCGCTGTGGCTGAGGCGCAGCCTGGAGGAGACCGAGCACTTCGCGCGCAACCGCGCCAAGGCCGTCGAACTGCGCAGGCCGCTGCTGACGACGCTCCGGGACCACCCGGCCGCCGTGGGCAGGCTCATCGGGTTCAGCATGGCCTCGACGCTCTGCTACTACACGTTCTTCAGCGCGCTCACCCCGTTCGCGGTCAAGACCAGGGGCGCCGACGCGGGCGACGTGTTCCTGGCCCTGTCGGTCGGGACGTTGCTCTTCGTGGCGCTCCAGTACCCGATGGGGGCGCTGTCCGACCGGATCGGGCGCAGGCCGCAGATGCTGGTGTGGACGGCGGTGACGGCGGTGGGCGTGGTGCCGATGTCCACGCTCATCGGGCCGGGACTCGGCGGGCTGCTCGTGGTGTTCTGCGCGGGGCTGGGGCTGTACACGGCGATGACGTCCATCGCGCCCGCCGTGATGAGCGAGCTGTTCCCCACCGAGCTGCGCGGGCTGGGCATCGGCGCCTGGTACAACCTGACCGTCGCCCTGTTCGGCGGCACCGCCCCGCTGGTGATCAACGTGCTGAGCGGGGCGCAGTTCTTCTGGTACGTGGCGGCGGGAGCGGCGATCGCGTTCCTGGTCGTGCTCACCCTGCCGGAGACCAGGGGCGCCGTGCTGCGCTGA
- the rplU gene encoding 50S ribosomal protein L21 — protein sequence MYAIVKTGGKQYKVAVGDVVEVEKLDGTPGTEITFAALLVVDGSDVTADAEALGKISVTGEVVEQTKGPKIRIHKFKNKTGYHKRQGHRQKLTRVKVTGITGK from the coding sequence ATGTACGCGATCGTCAAGACCGGCGGCAAGCAGTACAAGGTGGCTGTCGGCGACGTCGTCGAGGTCGAGAAGCTCGATGGCACTCCGGGCACCGAAATCACCTTCGCGGCGCTGCTCGTCGTGGATGGCTCTGACGTCACCGCGGACGCGGAGGCCCTGGGGAAGATCTCGGTGACCGGCGAGGTCGTCGAGCAGACCAAGGGCCCCAAGATCCGCATCCACAAGTTCAAGAACAAGACCGGCTACCACAAGCGCCAGGGTCACCGCCAGAAGCTGACCCGCGTCAAGGTCACCGGCATCACCGGTAAGTGA
- the proB gene encoding glutamate 5-kinase, with translation MSQARQAVAAAGRVVVKVGSSSLTTAEGGLDRSRLDALVDAVAARRAAGGQVVLVSSGAIAAGLAPLGITRRPRDLATQQAAASVGQLALAHAYANSFGRYDLTVGQVLLTAEDVVRRAHYRNAQRTFSRLLALGAVPVVNENDTVATAEIKFGDNDRLAALVAHLVGADALLLLSDVDSLYDGDPRLPGAQRVPEVTGPSDVDGVRAGSVGASGLGTGGMASKLAAARLAASAGIPVLLAGAADATRALSAADVGTAFTATGTRLSARRFWLGHASAATGRLFLDAGAVAAVVTRRRSLLAAGVTAVEGAFEAGDVVELVDPDGAVVARGVVAFDATELPALIGHSSGELPPEQRREVVHADDLVPLTA, from the coding sequence CTGTCCCAGGCCAGGCAGGCGGTCGCCGCCGCGGGCCGGGTCGTGGTGAAGGTCGGGTCGTCGTCGCTGACCACCGCCGAGGGCGGGTTGGACCGGTCCCGGCTCGACGCGCTGGTCGACGCGGTCGCCGCGCGGCGGGCCGCCGGTGGTCAGGTGGTGCTGGTGTCGTCCGGCGCCATCGCGGCCGGCCTGGCCCCGCTGGGCATCACCCGGCGGCCGAGGGACCTGGCGACGCAGCAGGCCGCCGCGAGCGTCGGGCAGCTGGCGCTGGCCCACGCGTACGCGAACTCGTTCGGCCGGTACGACCTGACCGTCGGGCAGGTGCTGCTCACCGCCGAGGACGTGGTGCGGCGCGCGCACTACCGCAACGCGCAGCGCACCTTCTCCCGGTTGCTGGCGCTGGGCGCGGTGCCCGTGGTGAACGAGAACGACACCGTGGCCACTGCCGAGATCAAGTTCGGCGACAACGACCGCCTGGCCGCGCTGGTGGCGCACCTGGTCGGGGCGGACGCGCTGCTCCTGCTGTCCGACGTGGACTCGCTCTACGACGGCGACCCGAGGCTGCCCGGCGCCCAGCGGGTGCCCGAGGTGACCGGGCCGTCCGACGTGGACGGGGTGCGCGCGGGTTCGGTCGGCGCATCGGGCCTGGGCACCGGCGGGATGGCCTCCAAGCTCGCCGCGGCGCGGTTGGCGGCGTCGGCGGGCATCCCGGTGCTGCTGGCGGGCGCCGCGGACGCGACGCGGGCGCTGAGCGCGGCGGACGTGGGCACGGCGTTCACGGCGACCGGCACGAGGTTGTCGGCGCGCCGCTTCTGGCTGGGCCACGCCTCGGCGGCGACCGGCAGGCTGTTCCTGGACGCGGGCGCGGTCGCGGCCGTGGTCACCCGCCGCCGCTCCCTGCTCGCGGCGGGCGTCACGGCGGTGGAGGGCGCGTTCGAGGCCGGTGACGTGGTGGAGCTGGTCGACCCGGACGGCGCGGTCGTGGCCAGGGGAGTGGTGGCGTTCGACGCGACCGAGCTGCCCGCCCTGATCGGCCACTCCAGCGGCGAGCTGCCCCCGGAGCAGCGCCGCGAGGTCGTGCACGCGGACGACCTGGTGCCGCTGACGGCTTGA
- a CDS encoding GNAT family protein: protein MTGGVAAAGGGGWAFVLRTERLVLRRFSAEDAGALSAYRSDPEVARYQSWEPPVPLSRALLLADEMGEADPGAPGWFQYAVVLDGELVGDIGVHLHEDLRNADIGYTFARAHQGKGYATEAVARVLEDLFTVRGVEEVGAECDSRNVASAKLVARLGFRLVERVEQAEWFKGELIDSLVFRLSAREWRRNGGGQAG from the coding sequence GTGACTGGAGGGGTTGCGGCAGCGGGTGGGGGCGGGTGGGCCTTCGTGTTGCGGACTGAGCGGTTGGTGTTGCGGCGGTTCAGCGCTGAGGACGCTGGGGCGTTGTCGGCTTATCGGTCCGATCCCGAGGTGGCTCGGTACCAGTCCTGGGAGCCGCCCGTGCCGTTGTCCCGCGCCCTGCTGCTCGCCGACGAGATGGGTGAGGCCGATCCCGGAGCACCGGGGTGGTTCCAGTACGCCGTGGTGCTCGACGGGGAGTTGGTCGGGGACATCGGGGTGCACCTGCACGAGGACCTGCGCAACGCCGACATCGGGTACACGTTCGCTCGGGCGCACCAGGGCAAGGGGTACGCGACCGAGGCTGTCGCGCGGGTGTTGGAGGACCTGTTCACCGTGCGCGGGGTGGAGGAGGTCGGGGCCGAGTGCGATTCGCGGAACGTCGCCTCGGCGAAGTTGGTGGCGCGGTTGGGGTTCCGGTTGGTGGAACGGGTCGAGCAGGCCGAGTGGTTCAAGGGGGAGTTGATCGACAGTCTGGTGTTCCGGTTGTCGGCTCGGGAGTGGCGGCGGAACGGGGGCGGGCAGGCGGGCTGA
- the obgE gene encoding GTPase ObgE — MSRFVDRVVIHAAAGDGGHGCASVHREKFKPLGGPDGGNGGKGGDVVLVVDSQVHTLLDFHFRPHASAGSGKAGAGANRDGANGVDLELRVPDGTVVMTEDGEVVADLVGEGTRLIAARGGRGGLGNASLASKARKAPGFALLGEPGESQDLVLELKSVADVGLLGFPSAGKSSLISVLSAAKPKIADYPFTTLVPNLGVITAGATVFTMADVPGLIPGASEGKGLGLDFLRHIERCAVLVHVVDCATYEDNRDPLSDIDALETELAQYTPSLSKDLAERPRVVVLNKIDVPEARDLAEIVRADVEARGLPVFEISTATREGLRELTFALARVVEEYRASRPVQESTRIVLRPTAIDDQGFTVVEDPEEEGGFIVHGERPLRWIKQTDFSNDEAVGYLGDRLARLGVEDKLIKMGAVPGAQVTIGDLVFDWEPSTPAGIAAAALTGRGTDARLEPSNRVGAGERLAAKKARRLPGSYGDWVEAAEEDV, encoded by the coding sequence GTGTCCCGCTTCGTCGACCGGGTGGTCATCCACGCGGCTGCCGGTGACGGCGGCCACGGCTGCGCCTCGGTGCACCGGGAGAAGTTCAAGCCCCTCGGCGGCCCCGACGGCGGCAACGGCGGCAAGGGCGGCGACGTCGTCCTGGTCGTCGACTCGCAGGTGCACACCCTGCTGGACTTCCACTTCCGCCCGCACGCCAGCGCGGGCAGCGGCAAGGCGGGCGCGGGCGCGAACCGGGACGGCGCGAACGGCGTCGACCTGGAGCTGCGCGTCCCGGACGGCACGGTCGTGATGACCGAGGACGGCGAGGTCGTCGCCGACCTGGTCGGCGAGGGCACCCGCCTGATCGCCGCCAGGGGCGGTCGCGGCGGCCTCGGCAACGCCTCGCTCGCGTCCAAGGCCCGCAAGGCGCCCGGCTTCGCGCTGCTCGGCGAGCCCGGCGAGTCCCAGGACCTGGTGCTGGAGCTGAAGTCCGTCGCGGACGTCGGCCTGCTCGGGTTCCCGTCGGCGGGCAAGTCGTCGCTGATCTCGGTGCTGTCCGCGGCCAAGCCGAAGATCGCCGACTACCCGTTCACCACGCTCGTGCCGAACCTGGGCGTGATCACCGCGGGCGCGACCGTGTTCACCATGGCCGACGTGCCCGGCCTGATCCCCGGCGCGTCCGAGGGCAAGGGCCTCGGCCTGGACTTCCTGCGGCACATCGAGCGCTGCGCGGTGCTGGTGCACGTCGTGGACTGCGCGACGTACGAGGACAACCGGGACCCGCTGTCCGACATCGACGCGCTGGAGACCGAGCTGGCCCAGTACACGCCGTCGCTGTCCAAGGACCTGGCTGAGCGCCCGCGCGTCGTGGTGCTCAACAAGATCGACGTGCCGGAGGCGCGGGACCTGGCCGAGATCGTCCGCGCGGACGTCGAGGCGCGCGGCCTGCCGGTGTTCGAGATCTCCACCGCCACCCGCGAGGGGCTGCGCGAGCTGACGTTCGCCCTGGCACGCGTGGTCGAGGAGTACCGGGCCTCGCGCCCGGTGCAGGAGTCCACCCGGATCGTGCTGCGGCCCACCGCCATCGACGACCAGGGCTTCACGGTCGTGGAGGACCCGGAGGAGGAAGGCGGCTTCATCGTGCACGGCGAGAGGCCGCTGCGGTGGATCAAGCAGACCGACTTCAGCAACGACGAGGCCGTCGGCTACCTGGGCGACCGGCTCGCGCGGCTCGGCGTCGAGGACAAGCTGATCAAGATGGGCGCGGTGCCCGGCGCGCAGGTCACCATCGGCGACCTGGTGTTCGACTGGGAGCCGTCCACGCCCGCGGGCATCGCCGCCGCCGCCCTCACCGGGCGCGGCACGGACGCCCGGCTGGAGCCGAGCAACCGCGTCGGCGCGGGCGAGCGGCTCGCGGCGAAGAAGGCCCGCAGGTTGCCGGGCTCGTACGGCGACTGGGTGGAAGCGGCCGAAGAGGACGTGTGA
- the rpmA gene encoding 50S ribosomal protein L27 yields the protein MAHKKGASSSRNGRDSNPQYLGVKRFGGQVVKAGEILIRQRGTKFHPGVNVGRGKDDTLFALSAGAVEFGSKRGRKTVNIVPVEAAA from the coding sequence ATGGCACACAAGAAGGGTGCATCCAGCTCCCGCAACGGCCGTGACTCCAACCCCCAGTACCTGGGTGTGAAGAGGTTCGGCGGTCAGGTCGTCAAGGCCGGTGAGATCCTCATCCGCCAGCGCGGCACCAAGTTCCACCCCGGCGTGAACGTCGGCCGCGGCAAGGACGACACCCTGTTCGCCCTGTCCGCCGGTGCGGTGGAGTTCGGCTCGAAGCGTGGCCGCAAGACCGTGAACATCGTTCCGGTCGAGGCCGCTGCCTGA
- a CDS encoding RecQ family ATP-dependent DNA helicase, which yields MDDNALRALAEERLRALAGPGAVLREDQWTAIHALVALRRRALVVQRTGWGKSAVYFIATALLRSLGEGPTVIVSPLLALMRNQVDAAARAGVHAATINSANTDEWQDVQERVAAGEVDVLLVSPERLNNPDFRDTVLPSLTASAGLLVVDEAHCISDWGHDFRPDYRRLRTLLTELPAGVPVLATTATANDRVVRDVTEQLGLGAGSDTLVLRGPLDRESLRLAAVRLPTAEARLAWLAERLAELPGSGIVYALTVAAADDVAAFLRERGYEVVAYSGRTDPAERQRAEEDLLANRVKALVATSALGMGFDKPDLGFVVHLGAPPSPIAYYQQIGRAGRGVERAEALLLPGPEDRDIWAYFASLAFPPERVVRQVLAALTDEPRSTAALEPVVELSRTRLEVVLKVLDVDGAVRRVRGGWVSTGRPWEYDEERYGRIERARQAEQRAVLDYLDTEGCRMEFLLRQLDDPHAAPCGRCDNCTGQRVSAAVSEGAATAARERLLRPGVDVAPRKMWPTGMAAAGVSLSGRIPAGEQAATGRALGRLTDIGWGNRLRSLFAEADRELPDEVFAACVQVLSAWGWERRPVGVVSVGSRTRPELVGSFARRISEVGRLPQLGTVWLGTAVRRANSAQRLAGLVSASRVPDVSGVDGPVLLVDDQVDTGWTMTVAARLLRGAGAPEVLPFALAVTA from the coding sequence ATGGACGACAACGCGCTCCGCGCACTGGCGGAGGAGAGGCTCAGGGCACTGGCCGGTCCGGGCGCCGTGCTGCGCGAGGACCAGTGGACGGCGATCCACGCGCTGGTGGCCCTGCGCAGACGCGCGCTGGTCGTCCAGCGCACGGGGTGGGGCAAGTCGGCGGTCTACTTCATCGCCACCGCGCTGCTGCGCTCGCTGGGCGAGGGGCCGACGGTGATCGTGTCCCCGCTGCTGGCGCTGATGCGCAACCAGGTCGACGCGGCGGCGCGGGCGGGCGTGCACGCGGCGACGATCAACTCGGCGAACACCGACGAGTGGCAGGACGTCCAGGAGCGGGTGGCGGCGGGCGAGGTCGACGTGCTCCTGGTGTCGCCGGAGCGGCTGAACAACCCCGACTTCCGGGACACCGTGCTGCCCTCGCTGACCGCGTCGGCCGGGCTGCTGGTGGTCGACGAGGCGCACTGCATCTCCGACTGGGGGCACGACTTCCGGCCCGACTACCGGCGGCTGCGCACGCTGCTGACCGAGCTGCCCGCCGGGGTGCCGGTGCTGGCGACCACGGCCACGGCCAACGACCGGGTGGTGCGGGACGTGACCGAGCAGCTGGGGCTCGGCGCGGGCTCGGACACGCTGGTGCTGCGCGGGCCGCTGGACCGGGAGAGCCTGCGGCTGGCGGCGGTGCGGCTGCCCACGGCCGAGGCGCGGCTGGCGTGGCTGGCCGAGCGGCTGGCGGAGCTGCCGGGGTCGGGGATCGTGTACGCGCTGACGGTCGCGGCGGCGGACGACGTGGCGGCGTTCCTGCGCGAGCGCGGGTACGAGGTGGTGGCCTACTCGGGGCGGACGGACCCGGCGGAGCGGCAGCGGGCCGAGGAGGACCTGCTGGCCAACCGGGTGAAGGCGCTGGTGGCGACCTCCGCGCTGGGCATGGGGTTCGACAAGCCCGACCTGGGGTTCGTGGTGCACCTGGGCGCGCCGCCGTCGCCGATCGCGTACTACCAGCAGATCGGGCGCGCCGGGCGTGGTGTGGAGCGGGCGGAGGCGCTGCTGCTGCCGGGGCCGGAGGACCGGGACATCTGGGCGTACTTCGCGTCGCTGGCGTTCCCGCCGGAGCGGGTGGTGCGGCAGGTGCTGGCGGCGCTGACCGACGAGCCCCGGTCGACGGCCGCGCTGGAACCGGTGGTGGAGCTGTCCCGCACCCGGTTGGAGGTGGTGCTGAAGGTGCTCGACGTGGACGGCGCGGTGCGGCGGGTGCGCGGCGGGTGGGTCTCGACGGGGCGGCCGTGGGAGTACGACGAGGAGCGGTACGGGCGGATCGAGCGGGCGCGGCAGGCCGAGCAGCGGGCGGTGCTCGACTACCTGGACACCGAGGGCTGCCGGATGGAGTTCCTGCTGCGGCAGCTCGACGACCCGCACGCGGCGCCGTGCGGGCGGTGCGACAACTGCACGGGGCAGCGGGTGTCGGCGGCGGTGTCCGAGGGCGCGGCGACGGCGGCGCGGGAGCGGCTGCTGCGGCCGGGCGTGGACGTCGCGCCGCGCAAGATGTGGCCGACCGGGATGGCGGCGGCGGGGGTGTCGCTGTCGGGGCGCATCCCGGCCGGGGAGCAGGCGGCGACCGGGCGGGCGCTGGGACGGCTGACGGACATCGGGTGGGGCAACCGGCTGCGGTCGCTGTTCGCCGAGGCCGACCGGGAGTTGCCGGACGAGGTGTTCGCGGCGTGCGTGCAGGTGCTGTCGGCGTGGGGCTGGGAGCGGCGGCCGGTGGGGGTCGTGTCGGTGGGGTCGCGGACGCGGCCGGAGCTGGTGGGCAGCTTCGCGCGGCGGATCTCGGAGGTGGGCAGGCTGCCGCAGCTGGGGACGGTGTGGCTGGGGACGGCGGTGCGGCGGGCGAACAGCGCGCAGCGGCTGGCGGGGCTGGTGTCGGCGTCGCGGGTGCCGGATGTGAGCGGGGTGGACGGGCCGGTGCTGCTGGTGGACGACCAGGTCGACACGGGCTGGACGATGACGGTGGCGGCGAGGCTGCTGCGCGGCGCGGGGGCGCCGGAGGTGCTGCCGTTCGCGCTGGCGGTGACGGCGTGA